In [Clostridium] cellulosi, one genomic interval encodes:
- a CDS encoding hypothetical protein (High confidence in function and specificity) translates to MNSEIKSAVEKFEKLIESQLERVERMKNQKGFIDYSKLDKIIIGVCGGDGIGPVITNESSRILRELLADEVKSGRVEFRNIEGLTIENRVKAGKAIPDDVLEELKKCHVILKGPTTTPRAGDPWPNIESANVAMRKELDLFANVRPVRVPDKGIDWTFFRENTEGAYTLGSCGINVTDDLAFDFTVTTTQGTERIARLAYEYARKNGKKRVSIITKANVVKTTDGKFLKLCQEIGKEYPEITTDDWYIDITTAKLIDEKRRRDFSVFILPNLYGDIITDEAAEFQGGVGTAGSANIGMRYAMFEAIHGSAPRMVAEGRSKYADPCSMLRASVMLLSHIGFNDKADKLARALDICMFEEKKLTITGRDTGATCEEFGDYVLETINKLG, encoded by the coding sequence ATGAACAGTGAAATCAAGTCTGCTGTAGAAAAATTTGAAAAGCTCATTGAGAGCCAGCTCGAGAGAGTCGAGCGCATGAAGAATCAGAAAGGTTTTATTGATTATTCAAAACTGGATAAGATTATAATCGGCGTATGCGGTGGCGACGGCATTGGCCCCGTAATTACAAACGAATCCTCCCGCATCCTCCGCGAACTGCTTGCGGATGAGGTGAAGAGCGGCCGCGTTGAGTTCCGCAATATAGAGGGGCTCACCATTGAAAACCGCGTCAAGGCCGGAAAAGCTATTCCTGACGATGTACTCGAAGAGCTTAAAAAGTGCCATGTAATCCTCAAAGGCCCGACCACAACCCCGCGTGCCGGCGACCCGTGGCCGAATATTGAAAGCGCAAATGTTGCGATGCGCAAGGAGCTTGACCTATTTGCAAACGTACGGCCTGTCCGCGTTCCGGATAAAGGCATTGACTGGACATTTTTCCGCGAAAACACCGAGGGCGCTTACACGCTCGGCAGCTGCGGCATAAATGTCACAGACGACCTCGCCTTTGATTTCACCGTTACAACAACCCAGGGCACTGAGCGTATTGCCCGGCTCGCGTATGAATACGCCAGGAAAAACGGCAAAAAGCGCGTTTCAATCATAACAAAGGCGAATGTTGTTAAGACAACCGACGGCAAGTTCCTGAAACTCTGCCAGGAAATCGGAAAAGAATATCCGGAGATTACGACTGACGACTGGTATATTGATATTACTACCGCAAAACTTATAGATGAAAAGCGCCGCAGGGATTTTTCAGTATTTATACTCCCGAACCTTTACGGCGACATAATCACAGACGAGGCCGCGGAATTCCAGGGCGGTGTCGGTACAGCGGGAAGCGCCAACATTGGCATGCGCTATGCGATGTTCGAAGCTATCCACGGTTCCGCTCCCAGAATGGTGGCAGAAGGCCGCAGCAAATACGCCGACCCCTGCTCAATGCTCAGAGCGAGCGTCATGCTGCTTTCACATATCGGATTTAATGACAAGGCGGATAAGCTTGCCCGCGCGCTTGATATCTGCATGTTTGAGGAAAAGAAACTGACGATTACCGGCCGGGATACAGGAGCTACCTGTGAAGAGTTCGGCGATTATGTACTTGAAACGATAAACAAGCTCGGCTGA
- a CDS encoding aconitate hydratase (High confidence in function and specificity): MGYTLAQKIIKSHLVSGDMTPGTEIGLKIDQTLTQDATGTMAYLEFEAMGIKRVKTEKSVAYIDHNTLQTGFENADDHRYIQTVAKKHGIYFSRPGNGICHQLHLERFGRPGATLIGSDSHTPTAGGIGMLAFGAGGLDVAVAMGGGTYYIPMPRMVKVTLTGRLRPWVSAKDIILEVLRRLTVKGGVGKIIEYGGEGILGLSVPQRATITNMGAELGATTSIFPSDDVTLEFLKAQGRESDWIELLPDGDAKYDEVIEINLSELEPLAAKPHSPDNVDTVKNIGPIKINQVCIGSCTNSSLYDMMRVASILRGNKVHPDVSLAIAPGSKQVFTMIAQNGALADMIAAGARILECACGPCIGMGQSPCSGGVSLRTFNRNFEGRSGTADAKVYLVSPETAAISAITGVLTDPRTLGTEPEIRLPETFLINDNMIEPPADEKEADNIEVVRGPNIKPFPKTSPLSDNIEAPCLLKVGDNITTDHIMPAGAKLLPYRSNIPKLSDYCFTRCDETFPSRAKKAGKGIIVGGSNYGQGSSREHAALVPLYLGIKAVVAKSFARIHMANLVNAGILPLIFRNPDDYDKIAQGDELELNSVRETLISGKDLILTDKTNGAKIPVYCEISERQRKMLLAGGLLNYTREQNR; this comes from the coding sequence ATGGGTTATACACTTGCTCAAAAAATCATCAAATCTCATCTTGTTTCGGGCGACATGACCCCGGGAACAGAAATTGGGCTTAAAATTGACCAAACACTTACTCAAGACGCCACTGGTACAATGGCTTATCTTGAGTTTGAAGCTATGGGCATTAAGCGTGTCAAAACTGAAAAGTCGGTTGCTTATATCGACCACAACACCCTTCAAACGGGATTCGAAAACGCTGACGACCATAGATATATTCAAACAGTAGCCAAAAAACACGGTATCTATTTTTCACGTCCCGGCAACGGTATTTGCCACCAACTTCATCTTGAACGCTTCGGAAGGCCGGGCGCTACGCTGATTGGTTCCGATTCCCATACGCCGACAGCCGGAGGAATAGGCATGCTCGCTTTCGGCGCGGGCGGCCTTGACGTAGCGGTTGCCATGGGTGGCGGTACTTACTACATACCTATGCCACGCATGGTTAAAGTAACGCTGACCGGACGCCTTCGCCCGTGGGTATCCGCAAAGGATATAATTCTCGAAGTATTGCGCCGTCTCACCGTTAAGGGCGGCGTCGGCAAGATTATAGAATATGGCGGCGAGGGTATCCTCGGCCTGTCAGTTCCGCAGCGTGCAACAATAACAAATATGGGTGCGGAGCTTGGCGCGACAACCTCGATTTTCCCGTCGGATGATGTTACTCTCGAATTCCTCAAGGCACAGGGTCGGGAGTCTGACTGGATTGAATTGCTGCCGGACGGCGACGCGAAATATGACGAGGTCATTGAAATCAACCTCTCTGAGCTTGAGCCTCTGGCTGCTAAGCCCCACAGCCCTGACAACGTCGATACTGTAAAAAATATAGGGCCGATTAAGATAAATCAGGTATGCATAGGTTCCTGCACAAACTCCTCGCTTTATGATATGATGAGGGTTGCTTCAATCCTGCGCGGTAACAAGGTACATCCCGATGTTTCCTTGGCTATAGCGCCGGGTTCAAAACAGGTTTTCACAATGATAGCCCAGAACGGCGCACTTGCCGACATGATTGCAGCCGGTGCGCGCATACTCGAATGTGCCTGCGGCCCATGTATAGGCATGGGGCAGTCACCTTGCTCCGGCGGCGTATCCCTCCGGACATTCAACCGCAACTTTGAGGGACGCAGCGGCACGGCAGACGCGAAGGTCTATCTTGTAAGCCCTGAGACGGCGGCTATTTCCGCCATTACCGGCGTTCTCACCGACCCACGCACCCTCGGCACCGAACCGGAAATCAGGCTGCCGGAAACATTCCTCATCAACGACAATATGATTGAGCCTCCTGCTGATGAAAAAGAAGCCGATAACATTGAGGTTGTCCGCGGCCCGAACATCAAGCCTTTCCCGAAGACATCGCCGCTCAGCGACAATATAGAAGCTCCCTGCCTCCTCAAGGTCGGGGACAATATAACAACAGACCACATCATGCCTGCAGGCGCAAAGCTGCTGCCTTATCGTTCAAATATACCGAAACTTTCGGACTATTGCTTCACGCGCTGCGATGAGACTTTCCCGTCCCGCGCTAAAAAAGCAGGAAAGGGCATTATTGTTGGCGGCTCTAATTACGGCCAAGGGTCTTCACGCGAACACGCCGCTTTGGTGCCGCTTTATCTTGGCATTAAGGCTGTCGTCGCCAAATCCTTTGCAAGAATCCATATGGCCAACCTTGTAAATGCCGGTATTCTGCCGCTTATATTCCGCAATCCTGACGATTACGATAAGATAGCGCAGGGCGATGAACTTGAGCTCAACTCAGTCCGTGAGACACTGATTTCAGGAAAAGATCTCATATTGACCGACAAGACGAACGGCGCGAAGATTCCGGTTTACTGTGAGATTTCTGAACGCCAGAGAAAAATGCTGCTTGCCGGCGGACTGCTCAACTATACCCGTGAACAGAACCGCTGA
- a CDS encoding putative membrane protein (Hypothetical protein), with the protein MLFYQLIIIAFVVILIYILAYLLKKRHRNILVVSILVIITAGGIALYAIQYYFGNHYYTQEISTSTIEGIQITESQLKNFHKIFSDYKSIKDDEYMTDAFRKTYTINANGAKSVIEASIYIFSEKGDADKYFEANQKFFENKNYIPLDTQKSKRKGSGERYLVSLIKSQYKDYTDFFYSPSKITYLSDVTIVSNNVIITISETANKPVANKGIVIEEIKKKLAQN; encoded by the coding sequence ATGCTTTTTTATCAGCTTATTATAATAGCCTTTGTGGTTATTTTAATTTATATTTTGGCCTATTTACTAAAGAAAAGGCACAGAAACATTCTTGTTGTCAGTATTCTTGTCATTATAACCGCGGGCGGAATCGCACTTTACGCTATACAGTATTATTTCGGAAATCATTATTATACACAGGAAATTAGCACATCTACAATAGAAGGTATTCAGATAACCGAATCACAGTTAAAGAATTTCCATAAGATTTTCAGTGACTATAAGAGCATAAAAGATGATGAGTATATGACCGATGCGTTTAGAAAGACTTATACAATCAATGCAAACGGTGCGAAGTCGGTCATTGAAGCAAGTATTTATATTTTCTCTGAAAAAGGCGACGCTGATAAATATTTTGAAGCCAATCAGAAATTTTTTGAAAACAAAAATTACATCCCGCTTGATACGCAAAAATCCAAAAGGAAGGGTAGCGGAGAGCGGTATCTCGTTTCTTTGATAAAATCGCAGTATAAAGACTACACTGACTTTTTTTACAGCCCGTCAAAGATCACTTATTTATCAGACGTTACAATAGTATCAAACAACGTGATTATCACAATAAGCGAAACCGCCAACAAACCTGTTGCCAATAAGGGGATTGTTATAGAAGAGATTAAGAAAAAACTGGCACAGAATTAA
- a CDS encoding Rex DNA-binding domain-containing protein (High confidence in function and specificity), producing MPRHERVSLSVIRRLPRYYRFLGDLVKNGVTRISSRELSLRMGLTASQIRQDLNCFGGFGQQGYGYNTSLLREKIGAILGIDSGNPTIIIGAGNIGRAIALNMDFSNMGFNLIGIFDISKEIIGTEIRGLEILDIAELESFCEENHPRVAVLTLPREAAPQVVERLVKLGIEGFWNFSHYDFSVKYPNVVIENVHLGDSLMTLSYLVKNNDKKENS from the coding sequence ATGCCAAGACATGAACGTGTGTCTCTTTCCGTTATAAGGCGCCTGCCGCGGTATTATCGTTTTCTCGGGGATCTTGTAAAAAACGGAGTGACGCGGATATCATCAAGGGAGCTCAGCCTTAGAATGGGTCTTACGGCGTCCCAGATACGTCAGGACTTAAACTGTTTCGGCGGTTTTGGCCAGCAGGGCTATGGATACAATACCAGCCTGTTGCGGGAGAAGATTGGTGCAATATTAGGCATTGATAGCGGTAATCCCACGATAATCATTGGCGCGGGCAATATCGGACGTGCCATCGCACTCAATATGGATTTTTCCAATATGGGGTTCAATCTGATCGGTATTTTCGATATAAGCAAAGAAATCATCGGAACTGAGATACGCGGCTTGGAGATTCTTGATATCGCCGAACTTGAAAGTTTCTGTGAAGAAAACCATCCGCGTGTAGCCGTACTTACTTTGCCGCGCGAAGCAGCACCTCAAGTTGTCGAAAGGCTCGTAAAGCTCGGTATTGAAGGATTCTGGAACTTCAGCCACTATGATTTTTCTGTGAAATACCCGAACGTAGTGATTGAAAATGTGCATCTTGGGGACAGCCTCATGACCTTAAGTTACCTCGTAAAGAATAATGATAAAAAAGAAAATAGTTAA